A genome region from Ottowia testudinis includes the following:
- the yihA gene encoding ribosome biogenesis GTP-binding protein YihA/YsxC yields the protein MSTTPPVPHRPPSAAVPSEAARDALGWLHTARFLTTAAQLNQLPALEVPEIAFVGRSNAGKSTAINTLTQQKQLAYASKKPGRTQHINLFALGRQGTTDAVLADLPGYGYAAVPLADKQRWQRVMANYLVTRENLAGVVMLCDPRHGIKELDEILLEVIRPRVEDGLPFLILLTKADKLGRTEQAKALQIAKLQAGGGEVMLFSALKRQGVEDAALWLRRLAENATPEAGSPASA from the coding sequence ATGTCCACCACGCCACCCGTCCCTCACCGCCCGCCTTCCGCCGCTGTCCCGTCCGAGGCCGCGCGCGACGCGCTGGGCTGGCTGCACACCGCGCGCTTTCTGACCACCGCCGCGCAGCTCAACCAGTTGCCGGCGCTGGAGGTGCCCGAGATCGCCTTCGTTGGCCGCTCCAACGCCGGCAAGTCCACCGCCATCAACACGCTGACGCAGCAAAAACAGCTGGCCTATGCATCCAAGAAACCGGGCCGCACGCAGCACATCAATCTGTTCGCGCTCGGCCGCCAGGGCACCACTGACGCCGTGCTGGCCGACCTGCCCGGCTACGGCTACGCGGCGGTGCCGCTGGCCGACAAGCAGCGCTGGCAGCGCGTGATGGCCAACTACCTCGTCACGCGCGAGAACCTGGCCGGCGTGGTGATGCTGTGCGACCCGCGCCACGGCATCAAGGAGCTGGACGAAATCCTGCTCGAAGTCATCCGCCCGCGCGTCGAAGACGGCCTGCCCTTCCTGATTCTGCTGACCAAGGCCGACAAACTGGGCCGCACCGAGCAGGCCAAGGCGCTGCAGATCGCCAAGCTGCAGGCCGGCGGCGGCGAGGTCATGCTGTTTTCGGCCCTCAAACGGCAAGGCGTGGAAGACGCCGCGCTGTGGCTGCGGCGGCTGGCCGAAAACGCCACGCCAGAAGCCGGATCGCCCGCCAGCGCTTGA
- a CDS encoding lysophospholipid acyltransferase family protein: MTHPGVLLMRALAHLPLPWLRVLGSGLGRLLFVLARRRRHIALTNLRLCFPGWSGAERTAVARRGFIAFAQSFVDRAWIWHAPDAVVRQRIRLTGALHELRQPEAAVVFAPHFYGMDAGGTAIMQQAVARGGSIYSPQSGAATDAWVRAGRERFGDVVLINRRDGVKPVVKSLREGRYLYLLPDMDLGPDESIFVPFFGVPTATVPSLPRLARLGRARVVPAITRMTPDGYEVEVHPAWPHYPTDDVVADTALMNRRLEEWIRTMPEQYYWVHKRFKTRPVGQPPVY, from the coding sequence ATGACGCACCCCGGCGTGCTGCTGATGCGGGCGCTGGCGCACCTGCCGTTGCCGTGGCTGCGGGTGCTGGGCAGCGGGCTGGGGCGCCTGCTGTTCGTTCTGGCGCGGCGGCGGCGTCACATCGCGCTGACCAATCTGCGGCTGTGCTTTCCCGGCTGGAGCGGCGCCGAGCGCACGGCGGTGGCGCGGCGCGGCTTCATCGCCTTTGCGCAGTCCTTCGTCGACCGCGCCTGGATCTGGCACGCGCCGGATGCCGTGGTGCGCCAGCGCATTCGCCTGACCGGCGCGTTGCATGAACTGCGCCAGCCCGAGGCGGCGGTGGTGTTCGCGCCGCACTTCTACGGCATGGACGCGGGCGGCACGGCCATCATGCAGCAGGCGGTGGCGCGCGGCGGCAGCATCTACAGCCCGCAATCGGGCGCCGCCACCGACGCCTGGGTGCGCGCCGGGCGCGAGCGCTTTGGGGATGTGGTGCTGATCAACCGGCGGGATGGCGTCAAGCCTGTCGTCAAGTCGTTGCGCGAAGGCCGTTACCTGTACCTGCTGCCCGACATGGATCTGGGGCCGGACGAGTCGATCTTCGTGCCCTTCTTCGGCGTGCCCACGGCCACCGTGCCGTCGCTGCCGCGCCTGGCGCGCCTGGGCCGGGCGCGCGTGGTGCCGGCCATCACGCGCATGACGCCCGATGGTTACGAGGTCGAGGTGCACCCCGCCTGGCCCCACTACCCGACGGACGACGTGGTGGCCGACACGGCGCTGATGAACCGCCGGCTGGAAGAATGGATCCGCACCATGCCCGAGCAGTATTACTGGGTGCACAAGCGCTTCAAGACGCGGCCGGTGGGGCAGCCGCCGGTGTATTGA
- a CDS encoding cytochrome c biogenesis protein ResB — MTASDSTQGYAPRRGSDAWRRGVELLSSMRFAIALLTVICIASVIGTVLKQHEPAVNYTNQFGPFWAELFLALKLNAVYSAWWFLLILAFLVVSTSLCIARNAPKFVADMRTYKENIREGSLKAFHHKAEGELPQAPAAEAQRIGQMLAGGGWKVRLQERDTSTGKGWMVAAKAGTANKIGYIAAHSAIVLICLGGLFDGDLIVRALTWAGGKTVYQGGGFVSDVKPEHRLPASNPTFRGNLVVSEGTVSSTAVLSQSDGILLQELPFAVELKKFIVEYYSTGMPKLFASDIVIHDLQTGEKQDARVEVNHPATYKGINIYQSSFDDGGSSVKLRAVPMNGHARPFDIEGTIGSASQITNGSDKLTLEYTALRVINVENLSNDRASAGSGADVRKVDLGQALSQRLGAADKTVTQRHLRNVGPSITYKLRDAAGQAREFHNYMLPVDTGDGAPVFLLGVRNTPAEQFRYLRVPADDNGSIDGFVRLRAALDDAAQRERAVRRYVAKAVDPARPELADQLAASAGRALGLFAGAEEVKGQRTGGLQAISDFMETAVPQAERERAAEVLLRILNGSLFELNALARESAGLKPLPEGESTQRFMTQAVLALSDAPLYPAPVAFELQDFKQVQASVFQVARAPGKNVVYLGCLLLILGVFAMLYIRERRLWVWLAPEGAAGSRATMALSSNRKTMDADREFDHLRQKLLHEQPQGAKA, encoded by the coding sequence ATGACCGCCTCCGACAGTACCCAAGGCTACGCCCCCCGACGCGGCTCCGACGCCTGGCGTCGCGGCGTTGAACTGCTGTCGTCGATGCGTTTTGCCATTGCGCTGCTTACCGTCATCTGCATCGCTTCGGTGATCGGCACCGTGCTCAAGCAGCACGAGCCGGCCGTCAACTACACCAACCAGTTCGGGCCTTTCTGGGCCGAGCTGTTCCTGGCGCTCAAGCTCAACGCGGTCTACAGCGCCTGGTGGTTCCTGCTGATCTTGGCGTTTCTGGTGGTGAGCACGTCGCTGTGCATCGCGCGCAATGCGCCCAAGTTCGTCGCCGACATGCGCACCTACAAGGAGAACATCCGCGAAGGCAGCCTGAAGGCGTTCCACCACAAGGCCGAGGGCGAGCTGCCCCAGGCGCCCGCGGCGGAAGCCCAGCGCATCGGCCAGATGCTGGCGGGCGGCGGCTGGAAGGTGCGCTTGCAAGAGCGCGACACCTCCACCGGCAAGGGCTGGATGGTGGCCGCCAAGGCCGGCACGGCCAACAAGATCGGCTACATCGCGGCGCACAGCGCCATCGTGCTGATCTGCCTGGGCGGGCTGTTCGACGGCGATTTGATCGTGCGCGCGCTGACGTGGGCCGGCGGCAAGACGGTGTACCAGGGCGGCGGCTTCGTGTCCGACGTCAAACCCGAGCATCGCCTGCCAGCCAGCAATCCCACGTTCCGCGGCAACCTGGTGGTGTCCGAGGGCACTGTCTCCAGCACCGCCGTGCTGAGCCAGTCCGACGGCATCCTGCTGCAGGAGTTGCCCTTCGCGGTCGAGCTGAAGAAATTCATCGTCGAGTACTACTCCACCGGCATGCCCAAGTTGTTTGCCAGCGACATCGTGATCCACGACCTGCAAACCGGCGAGAAGCAGGACGCGCGCGTCGAGGTCAACCACCCGGCCACTTACAAGGGCATCAACATCTACCAGAGCAGCTTTGACGACGGGGGCTCCAGCGTCAAGCTGCGTGCCGTGCCCATGAACGGCCACGCCCGGCCTTTCGATATCGAGGGCACCATCGGCAGCGCCTCGCAAATCACCAATGGCAGCGACAAGCTGACGCTCGAATACACGGCGCTGCGTGTGATCAACGTCGAAAACCTGAGCAACGACCGCGCCTCCGCCGGTTCGGGTGCCGACGTGCGCAAGGTCGATCTCGGCCAGGCGCTGAGCCAGCGCCTGGGCGCCGCCGACAAGACGGTGACGCAGCGCCACCTGCGCAACGTTGGCCCCAGCATCACCTACAAGCTGCGCGACGCCGCGGGGCAGGCGCGCGAATTCCACAACTACATGCTGCCGGTCGACACGGGCGACGGCGCGCCGGTGTTCCTATTGGGCGTGCGCAATACGCCGGCCGAGCAATTCCGCTACCTGCGCGTGCCGGCCGACGACAACGGCAGCATCGATGGTTTCGTGCGCCTGCGCGCGGCGCTGGACGATGCCGCGCAGCGCGAGCGCGCGGTGCGCCGCTACGTGGCCAAGGCGGTCGACCCGGCGCGCCCCGAGCTGGCCGACCAGCTGGCGGCCTCCGCCGGGCGCGCGCTGGGGCTGTTTGCCGGCGCCGAGGAAGTCAAGGGCCAGCGCACCGGCGGTCTGCAGGCGATTTCTGATTTCATGGAAACGGCCGTGCCGCAGGCCGAGCGCGAGCGTGCCGCCGAAGTGCTGCTGCGCATTCTGAATGGCAGCCTGTTCGAGCTGAACGCGCTGGCGCGCGAGTCGGCGGGCCTGAAGCCGCTGCCCGAGGGCGAATCGACCCAGCGCTTCATGACGCAGGCGGTGCTGGCGCTGTCCGACGCGCCGCTGTACCCGGCGCCGGTGGCGTTCGAGCTGCAGGACTTCAAGCAGGTGCAGGCCAGCGTGTTCCAGGTGGCGCGCGCGCCGGGCAAGAATGTGGTCTATCTGGGCTGCCTGTTGCTGATCCTGGGCGTTTTTGCCATGCTCTACATCCGCGAGCGGCGCCTGTGGGTGTGGCTGGCGCCCGAGGGCGCCGCCGGCAGCCGCGCCACCATGGCGCTGTCGTCCAACCGCAAGACCATGGACGCCGACCGCGAGTTCGACCATCTGCGCCAGAAACTGCTGCACGAGCAGCCCCAAGGAGCCAAGGCATGA
- a CDS encoding alpha/beta fold hydrolase gives MIDTWIAELPHGICLSCRSAGARGRPVLMFLHGFPEAAFVWDELLEHFARPENGGYRCVAPNLRGYEHSSSPVDAAAYHPKQLVQDIAALIAAECGPPGQLAALVAHDWGGGVAWNLAAARPELMQRLVIINSPHPQTFWRELRQSPTQQAASAYMNFLIRPDAEALLAENDFARLWPFFDLMGASGAAAQPRAASVLSGHAITPGDADRPPAQPDGAGWMTDALRARYRAVWTGHASRPGAGLTGGLNYYRASPLRPAREGDPAAAGIELPPAAFTITLPTLVLWAMQDSALPPALLDGLERWVPRMQLERIERATHWVVHEQPARVAASIGRFIAT, from the coding sequence ATGATCGACACCTGGATCGCCGAATTGCCGCACGGCATCTGCTTGAGCTGCCGCTCGGCCGGCGCGCGCGGCCGGCCGGTGCTGATGTTTTTGCACGGTTTTCCCGAAGCCGCCTTCGTGTGGGATGAACTGCTCGAACACTTTGCCCGCCCCGAAAACGGCGGCTACCGCTGCGTGGCGCCCAACCTGCGCGGCTACGAGCACTCCAGCAGCCCGGTCGACGCGGCGGCCTACCACCCCAAGCAGCTGGTGCAGGACATCGCCGCCCTGATCGCCGCCGAATGCGGGCCGCCCGGCCAGCTGGCCGCGCTCGTCGCGCACGACTGGGGCGGCGGCGTGGCGTGGAACCTGGCCGCCGCGCGGCCCGAATTGATGCAGCGCCTGGTCATCATCAACTCGCCGCACCCGCAAACGTTTTGGCGCGAATTGCGGCAAAGCCCCACGCAACAAGCCGCCAGTGCCTACATGAACTTCCTGATCCGCCCCGACGCCGAGGCGCTGCTGGCTGAAAACGATTTCGCCCGCCTGTGGCCGTTCTTCGACCTGATGGGCGCCAGCGGCGCGGCCGCCCAGCCGCGGGCCGCCAGCGTTTTGTCCGGCCACGCCATCACCCCCGGCGATGCGGATCGGCCACCCGCGCAGCCCGACGGCGCGGGCTGGATGACCGATGCCCTGCGCGCCCGATACCGCGCCGTGTGGACAGGTCACGCCAGCCGGCCGGGCGCGGGCCTCACCGGCGGCCTGAACTATTACCGCGCCTCGCCCCTGCGCCCGGCGCGCGAAGGCGACCCGGCGGCGGCGGGCATCGAGCTGCCGCCCGCGGCCTTCACCATCACACTGCCCACGCTGGTGCTGTGGGCGATGCAGGACAGCGCGCTGCCGCCCGCGTTGCTCGACGGCCTGGAGCGCTGGGTGCCACGGATGCAGCTGGAGCGCATCGAGCGCGCCACGCATTGGGTGGTGCATGAGCAGCCGGCGCGGGTGGCGGCGTCCATCGGACGCTTTATTGCTACATAA
- the ccsB gene encoding c-type cytochrome biogenesis protein CcsB, which produces MNTTTAPANSAVTLTLGEGYLARRNWADWLFALLVVVGAVFAFQKYHAAMDVYEKGILIGTVPAMIWLGWFWRPLRNLMGVVAAFSLLAIWLYGGGDLRRADSVFMLKYFISSQSAILWMSMLFFMSTVFYWGGMFIRGQQDVLEGLGSKIAWVAVGLALIGTMVRWYESHQIGPDIGHIPVSNLYEVFVLFCWLTALFYLYYEAQYKTRAMGAFVMLVVSAAVGFLLWYTLVREAHEIQPLVPALKSWWMKLHVPANFIGYGTFALAAMLGFAYLVKQQAAETRWYKLTPIWIFGIALCFVPLAFRQRGVGEAGGSYWLGYAVIAALIVGGILLGRKRIAERLPSFEVLDDVMYKSIAVGFAFFTIATVLGALWAAEAWGGYWSWDPKETWALIVWLNYAAWLHMRLMKGLRGTVASWWALAGLAVTTFAFIGVNMFLSGLHSYGTL; this is translated from the coding sequence ATGAACACCACCACTGCCCCCGCCAATTCCGCCGTCACGCTGACCCTGGGCGAAGGCTATCTGGCCCGCCGCAACTGGGCCGATTGGCTGTTTGCCCTGCTGGTGGTGGTGGGCGCGGTGTTCGCGTTCCAGAAGTACCACGCGGCGATGGACGTGTACGAAAAAGGCATCCTGATCGGCACCGTGCCGGCCATGATCTGGCTCGGCTGGTTCTGGCGCCCGCTGCGCAACCTGATGGGGGTGGTGGCCGCGTTCTCGCTGCTGGCGATCTGGCTGTACGGCGGGGGCGACCTGCGCCGCGCCGACTCGGTGTTCATGCTCAAGTACTTCATCTCCAGCCAGTCGGCCATCCTGTGGATGAGCATGCTGTTCTTCATGAGCACGGTGTTCTACTGGGGCGGCATGTTCATCCGCGGCCAGCAGGACGTGCTGGAAGGCCTGGGCAGCAAGATCGCCTGGGTGGCGGTGGGCCTGGCGCTCATCGGCACCATGGTGCGCTGGTACGAAAGCCACCAGATCGGCCCCGACATCGGCCACATCCCGGTCAGCAACCTGTACGAGGTGTTCGTGCTGTTCTGCTGGCTGACGGCGCTGTTCTACCTGTATTACGAAGCGCAGTACAAGACGCGCGCCATGGGCGCCTTTGTCATGCTGGTGGTGAGCGCCGCCGTCGGCTTTTTGCTGTGGTACACGCTGGTGCGCGAGGCGCACGAGATCCAGCCGCTGGTGCCGGCGCTGAAAAGCTGGTGGATGAAGCTGCACGTGCCCGCCAACTTCATCGGCTACGGCACTTTCGCGCTGGCGGCGATGCTGGGCTTTGCGTACTTGGTCAAGCAGCAGGCGGCCGAGACGCGCTGGTACAAGCTGACGCCGATCTGGATCTTCGGCATCGCGCTGTGCTTCGTGCCGCTGGCCTTCCGCCAGCGGGGCGTGGGCGAGGCGGGCGGCAGCTACTGGCTGGGCTACGCCGTCATCGCGGCGCTGATCGTGGGCGGCATCCTGCTCGGACGCAAGCGCATCGCCGAGCGGCTGCCCAGCTTCGAGGTGCTGGACGACGTGATGTACAAGTCGATTGCCGTCGGCTTTGCCTTTTTCACCATCGCCACCGTGCTGGGCGCGCTGTGGGCCGCCGAGGCCTGGGGCGGCTACTGGAGCTGGGACCCGAAGGAAACCTGGGCCCTGATCGTGTGGCTGAACTACGCCGCCTGGCTGCACATGCGGCTGATGAAGGGGCTGCGCGGCACCGTCGCCTCGTGGTGGGCGCTGGCGGGGCTGGCGGTGACCACGTTTGCCTTCATCGGCGTCAACATGTTCCTGTCGGGGCTGCACAGCTACGGCACGCTGTGA
- a CDS encoding C40 family peptidase, whose translation MTGSSSAHATHPSPTRRQWLAALAAGTLLAGCASRRPAPAARGGAPSAGTVARPSPVPPTQTPLALDPAGREASVAQAMLLVNTPYRYGGNTPEGGFDCSGLVHYVFGQVAAGGARLPRSTAQWAAVTVPVDEAALQRGDLVFFNTSGAAFSHMGIYVGGGQFVHAPSTGGTVRKDSVASRYFGPRYLGGRRVFAA comes from the coding sequence ATGACCGGTTCTTCATCTGCTCACGCCACGCATCCTTCACCCACGCGCCGCCAATGGCTCGCGGCGCTGGCTGCCGGCACGCTGCTGGCCGGCTGCGCCAGCCGGCGGCCGGCGCCCGCCGCGCGCGGCGGCGCGCCGTCTGCTGGCACCGTGGCCAGACCGTCGCCCGTGCCGCCCACGCAAACGCCGCTGGCGCTCGACCCCGCCGGGCGCGAGGCCAGCGTGGCGCAGGCCATGCTGCTGGTCAACACGCCGTACCGCTATGGCGGTAACACGCCCGAAGGCGGCTTTGATTGCAGCGGGCTGGTGCACTACGTGTTTGGGCAGGTCGCCGCGGGCGGCGCTCGGCTGCCGCGAAGTACCGCGCAGTGGGCGGCGGTGACGGTGCCGGTGGACGAGGCGGCGCTGCAGCGCGGCGATCTGGTGTTCTTCAACACCAGCGGGGCGGCGTTTTCGCACATGGGGATTTATGTGGGGGGCGGGCAGTTCGTGCATGCGCCGTCGACTGGGGGCACGGTGCGCAAGGACAGCGTGGCGAGCCGCTACTTTGGGCCGCGGTATCTGGGGGGGCGGCGGGTGTTTGCGGCTTGA
- a CDS encoding PQQ-dependent sugar dehydrogenase: MKPLRVPAFAVLLAALLGPLNAAARGYTPQGGCGPHERVALGVVPAGHCVALVADERQGLRSPRRIVEVAPGRLWVIDMGSWEPRQGRLLELTLAPGARHASVRVLAEQLDRPLGLAIGPDGQVWIGEAGQIWRTPIPPAGQPLGQREVMLPDLPSDGAHPLKEIAFGPGGALYVNMGSVTDACWGDDQRQPIPCPELAGPRPRGAVYRAELDAANGWRVKRFAPFATGLRNSVALLALPDGRVLQGENNIDYRDENAPPEELNLLQAGKNYGWPYCVGKGAAARGYEKRHDCRRAEGPLQSWPAHAAPLQLLAGRAGSAYAGQLIVVWHGHRAAGHRVMRLPLGPDGLPKGAPQPLLAGWDALANVRPQGRPTGATIDSQGRLWVVEDFNRTVLLVLKPGADSLPKQ; encoded by the coding sequence ATGAAGCCCCTGCGCGTTCCCGCTTTCGCTGTCCTGCTCGCCGCGCTGCTCGGCCCGTTGAACGCTGCCGCGCGCGGCTACACGCCCCAAGGCGGTTGCGGCCCACATGAGCGCGTGGCACTGGGGGTGGTGCCGGCCGGGCATTGCGTGGCCCTGGTGGCCGACGAGCGGCAGGGCCTGCGTTCGCCGCGCCGCATCGTGGAAGTGGCGCCGGGGCGGCTGTGGGTGATCGACATGGGTTCGTGGGAACCGCGCCAGGGCCGGCTGCTGGAATTGACCCTGGCGCCTGGCGCCCGCCACGCCAGCGTGCGCGTGCTGGCCGAGCAGCTGGATCGCCCGCTGGGGCTGGCGATCGGCCCCGATGGCCAGGTCTGGATCGGTGAGGCGGGCCAGATCTGGCGCACACCCATCCCGCCCGCTGGTCAGCCGCTGGGCCAGCGCGAGGTGATGCTGCCCGATCTGCCCAGCGATGGCGCGCACCCCCTGAAGGAGATCGCCTTCGGCCCGGGTGGCGCGTTGTACGTCAACATGGGCTCGGTCACCGACGCCTGCTGGGGCGACGATCAGCGCCAGCCGATACCCTGCCCCGAGTTGGCCGGCCCGCGGCCGCGCGGCGCCGTCTATCGCGCCGAACTCGATGCCGCCAACGGCTGGCGCGTGAAGCGCTTCGCACCCTTCGCCACCGGGCTGCGCAATTCGGTAGCGCTGCTGGCACTGCCAGACGGCCGCGTGCTGCAGGGCGAAAACAACATCGACTACCGGGACGAAAACGCCCCGCCCGAGGAGCTGAACCTGCTGCAGGCCGGCAAAAACTATGGCTGGCCGTATTGCGTGGGCAAGGGGGCGGCGGCACGCGGCTACGAAAAGCGCCACGACTGCCGGCGCGCCGAGGGGCCGCTGCAAAGCTGGCCCGCACACGCCGCGCCGCTGCAGTTGCTGGCGGGGCGCGCCGGCTCGGCCTACGCCGGGCAGCTCATCGTGGTGTGGCACGGCCACCGCGCCGCCGGGCACCGCGTGATGCGGCTGCCGCTGGGGCCCGATGGCTTGCCCAAAGGCGCGCCGCAACCCTTGCTGGCCGGCTGGGATGCGCTGGCCAACGTGCGCCCGCAAGGGCGCCCGACCGGCGCCACCATCGATAGCCAAGGGCGGCTGTGGGTGGTCGAGGACTTCAACCGCACCGTGCTGCTGGTGCTGAAGCCGGGAGCGGATTCACTACCAAAACAATAG
- a CDS encoding c-type cytochrome, with protein sequence MKSLAASLTALLLSASAFAAGAPAAPKVDLAKGAASYATVCVACHAADGNSTVPLQPTLAQQHPEYTLKQLLEFKSGARKDPIMQGFAAGLSEDDARNIAFWLASQKAKPGFAKEKALVMTGERIFRGGIPDRQIPACAGCHSPNGAGIPAQYPRLSGQHADYTVKQMVAFRDGTRTNNAVMQGVAAKMNDREIKAVSDYIAGLR encoded by the coding sequence ATGAAGTCGCTCGCCGCCTCCCTGACCGCTTTGCTGCTTTCCGCCAGCGCCTTCGCCGCCGGGGCACCCGCCGCGCCGAAAGTCGATCTGGCCAAGGGTGCCGCCAGCTACGCCACGGTGTGCGTGGCCTGTCACGCGGCCGACGGCAACTCCACCGTGCCGCTGCAGCCGACGCTGGCGCAGCAACACCCTGAATACACGCTCAAGCAGTTGCTGGAGTTCAAGAGCGGCGCCCGCAAAGATCCCATCATGCAAGGCTTTGCCGCTGGCCTGAGCGAGGACGATGCGCGCAACATCGCGTTCTGGCTGGCTTCGCAAAAGGCCAAGCCCGGCTTTGCCAAGGAAAAAGCGCTGGTGATGACCGGCGAGCGCATTTTCCGCGGCGGCATCCCAGATCGCCAAATTCCGGCCTGCGCCGGCTGCCACAGCCCGAACGGCGCCGGCATTCCGGCACAGTATCCGCGCCTGTCGGGCCAGCATGCCGACTACACCGTCAAGCAGATGGTCGCCTTTCGCGACGGCACGCGCACCAACAACGCCGTGATGCAGGGCGTGGCCGCCAAGATGAACGATCGCGAGATCAAGGCGGTGTCCGACTACATCGCCGGTCTGCGCTGA
- a CDS encoding lysophospholipid acyltransferase family protein, producing MTRRPRDFNQFFMLAVYRLASRWPLGLLHALGAALGWLTWAASPTYRRRITENARLAGYSAAQVRPAVAHAGRMAAETPRLWFGAPVPVLWQGREHIDAAYAAGRGIVFMTPHLGCFEITAQAVGAHYHAAHGPITVLYRPSRQAPLAEVVETARRREGLETAPTTLAGVRQMIKALRRGQSVGLLPDQVPPEGQGLWSPFFGRPAYTMTLAARLIQQTGATPLLAWGERLPGAQGFRVHIQPFPDALSADLNTAVAQINRAMEGLIRQCPQQYLWGYGRYKTPRGQPA from the coding sequence ATAACTCGGCGACCGCGCGATTTTAATCAATTCTTCATGCTTGCCGTGTATCGCCTTGCTTCGCGCTGGCCATTGGGGCTGCTGCATGCGCTGGGCGCGGCGCTGGGCTGGCTGACCTGGGCGGCCTCGCCCACGTACCGCCGGCGCATCACCGAGAACGCGCGCCTGGCCGGCTATTCGGCGGCGCAGGTGCGCCCGGCGGTGGCGCATGCCGGCCGCATGGCGGCCGAGACGCCGCGCCTGTGGTTCGGCGCGCCGGTGCCGGTGCTGTGGCAGGGGCGCGAGCACATCGACGCCGCCTATGCCGCCGGCCGCGGCATCGTCTTCATGACGCCGCATCTGGGCTGCTTCGAGATCACGGCGCAGGCGGTGGGCGCGCATTACCACGCCGCGCACGGGCCGATCACGGTGTTGTACCGCCCTTCGCGCCAGGCGCCGCTGGCCGAGGTGGTCGAGACCGCGCGCCGCCGTGAGGGGCTGGAGACGGCGCCCACCACGCTGGCTGGCGTGCGGCAGATGATCAAGGCGCTGCGGCGCGGCCAGTCGGTGGGCTTGCTGCCCGACCAGGTGCCGCCCGAAGGGCAGGGCCTGTGGTCGCCCTTTTTTGGCCGGCCGGCGTACACCATGACGCTGGCCGCGCGGCTGATCCAGCAGACCGGCGCCACGCCGCTGCTGGCGTGGGGCGAGCGGCTGCCGGGCGCGCAGGGCTTTCGTGTCCACATCCAGCCGTTTCCAGATGCGCTGAGCGCCGATCTGAACACCGCCGTGGCGCAGATCAACCGCGCCATGGAAGGGCTGATCCGCCAATGTCCGCAGCAATACCTGTGGGGCTACGGCCGCTACAAAACGCCGCGGGGGCAACCGGCATGA
- the metK gene encoding methionine adenosyltransferase, with protein MANSFLFTSESVSEGHPDKVADQISDAILDALLAQDPRARVAAETLTNTGLVVLAGEISANAQVDYIQVARDTLKKIGYDNTEYGIDYKGCAVMVCYDKQSNDIAQGVDHASDDHLNTGAGDQGLMFGYACDETDTLMPAPIYYAHRLVERQAQLRKDGRLPFLRPDAKSQVTMRYVDGKPHSIDTVVLSTQHSPDQSESATKMKPSFIEAVVEEIIKPVLPKEWLKDTKYLINPTGRFVVGGPQGDCGLTGRKIIVDTYGGACPHGGGAFSGKDPTKVDRSAAYAARYVAKNIVAAGLARQCQIQVAYAIGVAEPMNITVYTEGTGKISDEAIATLVREHFDLRPKGIIQMLDLQRPIYQKTAAYGHFGRDEPEFTWERTDKAQVLRAAAGL; from the coding sequence CTGGCGAACAGCTTTCTCTTCACATCCGAATCCGTCTCTGAAGGCCACCCCGACAAGGTGGCCGACCAGATTTCCGACGCCATCCTCGACGCCCTGCTCGCGCAAGACCCGCGCGCCCGCGTGGCCGCCGAGACACTGACCAACACCGGCCTGGTGGTGCTGGCCGGCGAGATCAGCGCCAACGCGCAGGTCGACTACATCCAGGTGGCGCGCGACACGCTGAAGAAAATCGGCTACGACAACACCGAGTACGGCATCGACTACAAGGGCTGCGCGGTCATGGTCTGCTATGACAAGCAGAGCAACGACATCGCGCAGGGCGTGGACCACGCGAGTGACGACCACCTGAACACCGGCGCCGGCGACCAGGGCCTGATGTTCGGCTACGCCTGCGACGAGACCGACACGCTGATGCCCGCGCCCATCTACTACGCGCACCGCCTGGTCGAGCGCCAGGCGCAGCTGCGCAAGGACGGCCGCCTGCCCTTCCTGCGCCCCGACGCCAAAAGCCAAGTGACGATGCGCTATGTGGACGGCAAGCCGCACAGCATCGATACCGTCGTGCTCTCCACCCAGCACAGCCCCGACCAGAGCGAAAGCGCCACCAAGATGAAGCCCAGCTTCATCGAGGCCGTGGTCGAGGAAATCATCAAGCCCGTGCTGCCCAAGGAATGGCTGAAGGACACCAAGTACCTGATCAACCCCACCGGCCGCTTCGTCGTCGGCGGCCCGCAGGGCGACTGCGGCCTGACGGGCCGCAAGATCATCGTCGACACCTACGGCGGCGCCTGCCCGCACGGCGGCGGCGCCTTCAGCGGCAAGGACCCGACCAAGGTTGACCGCAGCGCCGCCTACGCCGCGCGCTACGTGGCCAAGAACATCGTCGCTGCGGGTCTCGCGCGCCAGTGCCAGATCCAGGTGGCGTATGCGATTGGCGTGGCCGAGCCGATGAACATCACCGTCTACACCGAAGGCACCGGCAAGATCAGCGACGAGGCCATCGCCACGCTGGTGCGCGAGCACTTCGACCTGCGCCCCAAAGGCATCATCCAGATGCTCGACCTGCAGCGCCCGATCTACCAGAAGACCGCCGCCTACGGCCACTTTGGCCGCGACGAGCCCGAGTTCACCTGGGAGCGCACGGACAAGGCGCAGGTGCTGCGAGCCGCAGCCGGGTTGTAA